One window of the Nicotiana tabacum cultivar K326 chromosome 4, ASM71507v2, whole genome shotgun sequence genome contains the following:
- the LOC107801270 gene encoding inorganic pyrophosphatase 1-like yields MAGIVVVFDFDKTIIDLDSDNWVVDELGATNLFNQLLPTMPWNSVMDKMMKELHAQGKTIADIEEVLKRAPIIPRVVPAIKAAHALGCELRVVSDANIFYIETILKHLGIMDCFSEINSNPGYVDEEGKLRIQPYHDFHTSSHGCSLCPPNMCKGLIIERIQASLAMEGKKRMIYLGDGAGDFCPSLKLKKEDFVMPRKDFPVWKLINENRELVRAEIHGWKDGEEYEHILLQIIKTLTMEENQLLSVDCKFQTIPIEALPKVVPVPY; encoded by the exons atggCCGGAATCGTTGTAGTTTTTGACTTCGACAAGACGATTATTGATTTGGACAGCGATAATTGGGTGGTGGATGAGTTAGGTGCTACTAATTTGTTCAATCAACTTCTCCCTACCATGCCCTGGAATTCTGTCATG GACAAGATGATGAAGGAGCTCCATGCACAAGGCAAAACTATTGCGGACATTGAAGAAGTGCTTAAACGGGCACCTATAATTCCCCGTGTGGTACCAGCCATTAAAGCGGCTCATGCTTTAGG GTGTGAATTGAGGGTAGTAAGCGATGCGAATATCTTCTATATTGAGACAATATTGAAGCATTTGGGAATAATGGATTGCTTCTCGGAGATTAATTCAAATCCAGGATATGTTGATGAGGAAGGAAAACTTAGAATCCAACCTTACCATGATTTTCACACTTCCTCTCATGGCTGCAGTCTTTGTCCTCCCAACATGTGCAAG GGCCTCATTATAGAAAGAATACAAGCTTCTCTGGCTATGGAAGGGAAGAAAAGAATGATTTATCTTGGTGACGGAGCAGGTGATTTTTGTCCCAGCTTGAAACTCAAAAAGGAAGATTTTGTAATGCCAAGGAAAGATTTTCCAGTCTGGAAATTAATAAATGAAAATCGCGAACTCGTAAGAGCAGAGATCCATGGGTGGAAGGATGGAGAAGAATATGAACATATTCTGCTTCAGATAATCAAAACATTAACAATGGAGGAGAACCAATTGTTATCAGTTGATTGCAAGTTTCAGACAATTCCCATTGAGGCCTTACCAAAAGTTGTCCCTGTGCCTTACTAA